Sequence from the Hylaeus volcanicus isolate JK05 chromosome 1, UHH_iyHylVolc1.0_haploid, whole genome shotgun sequence genome:
TCGACAAAGATATTCTTTTAAACATAGGctttatattttagaaacaacATTTTGTATACCTTACCTTTAGAAAGATTTCTCATTCGTTGTAATCTCTGGTTGCATACTATATCTCATTTGATTTGTTTCATgctatattttgtttaatcagATCTGCATGTAACAACGATAGTCTTTTAGcggtttctttttcctccACTTAGCATGGAATGACAAGGTTTATACtatcattattttctatatatatattagggggaccagaaagtaatgtcgtttctgcagATGTCAATACTNNNNNNNNNNATTTTTACTGTGTACTTTTGATTTTACGTACTGCTTCTATCAAACTTTTACAATTCATTGATTACCCTTTCACAGCATCTTAAAAACATTCTATTTGATCTATTCAACCTCAAATGCCTCTTAATTTGCTTCGACTTCCATAAATCTGAAATATATTACTGTGCATAGGCAACAGACGCAGCTGAAAGATGGGACGCAACTACCACCACCCGATCAGCTGATACGTCAACTAGTCGAGTTGGCCAACTCTGAGAATCCACCATGTGCCAACTGTGACAAGCGTGACAAGTCTACCATGTTCTTTTGTACAACATGTGGTACGTATCGAAGCTCCTTAACTATAACTACAGAATTACATCCATTTCAAATAAGTATATTGAAAACTATTGACTTCCTATGAAATCTTTGGACGCAGGACAAGCACTATGTACACACTGCAGAGAGCACACTCACAGCGCAAAGATGTTTTCTACGCATGATGTGGTGCATATGAGCAAATGTGCCAAGGATACTCAACGTCGTTGCTCAACCCATGGAGAACAATACATAATGTACAGCCAGAGCGCCAAGTGCATGCTCTGTGCTACTTGTTTTCGCGACACTCCGGCGGAGGCTAGGCTCCATTGCGTGGACATCGAGAGTGCCTGGCAACAGGCGTCCAAAAAAATGGAGCGTGCGGTTAATTCGATTTGCGAGCTGCAGGCCGGGGTGCGGGACGGAGTATTGGCTCTGAAATCACAATTGGACGAGCTACGACACAGTCTGGACTCGGAGAAAAGGGCACTGAATTCATTCTGCCAAGGGATGCAGGAAGCGATAACAAAAACTCATGCCAACGTTTTGACGGACCTTCAACGGCAATTCGAAACTAAGGAGAGGATGGTCCGTGGCCAGTTGCTTTCCCTAGGTAGTGCACTTCCCGTACTACAGATGCATTTGATGTTGTGCACCGCCTTCACCAGCGGCGCGacgaaatatcaatttctcGAGCTGGCCCATCCGATGCTGGAGCGGTTGAGTCGCGTCGCTCAGTTAGGACATCCGTCGAGACCGCCGTTAATGACCGCTCACCTCAAGACCAACTTCAGGAACGAGTTCGCTAGGTCTCTGCAACCGTATGTAGGTCAGACGCAAACCCCGAAAGAGTCGCTGTACGACCAGACTCACGCAACAGGTCAACAGGATCCATCCGTGATTCAGGTAGCTACCTATACATTTGGCCTGGCCAAGCTTTCTCGATTATAAACTTTTCAATCTTTACGTTCATATTAcaagtttctttttcactGCATTTCTCGCGCACACTTCTGTGTAAGTATTTTTGTTGACAGGATTTTATTCTCGATATATGATGTGGCTTGTACTTAATCGTATGGTGGTAGTATAGTAGTCGAATTAGACAGTGATTATATTCTCGTAGCGCAACTGGCCACTCGCCAGACCGAGAACTTTTGTTTCTCACTAGTTTCTTAGCCGGATGTGGTAGTCAGTATCAGGTCTCAGACAGCCTATTCGGACCCGTATAACGCAACAACTCCAATAACGATGATCACCAATTATTCGAgatacttttcctttttccaagCAGAGCAGCAAAACTACTCAGAGGGCCCCGACGAAAAGCGGAACCGATTGCGGACCATTCTCCAATCACTGCCGGACATTTGATACTCAACTAAAGGAATTGAATCAACAGCTGCTCGTGGTGAAGGAACGTTTGGGGGAACTTCATCGCGACGTGGCTGTGTTGCGAAGAGCGAACACTCCTCCATTGGGAATGCGTTACGAGATAGTAGCCAAAGATTGTCGGTTTCTGGAGCGGCAGTTGGAGCATCATCAGATGGAATTGGAACGGCTTAGAAATGTCTTCGACGCCTTGTGGGACGAGCAGTTGTGTAGAATTCACATAGAGAAAGATATTTTCCATTCTCAGGTACTTTCGTACTCGTGATTTCCCAAACGTTGTCTTCATTCTCATGATAATATGGTAAATAATTCCGATTTCCATGTAGATGAACGACATTTTGTCGCTAAGGAGTCAAGTGAAACAACTGCAGAATCTCGCTCAGCAGTTGGAACCATTCGTAAAATCCTTTTCAACCGGGGTTACCGCCGGTGAAGTGAACATGGCAGCTTCCGACGCGGCAGGCAATCAGGATTTACAAGTATTGCTGGATCACTTAGCTCGTTTGCAAATGCAGGAACCACCGCAGCAACCGCAGACCCAAGCGCCCACGAAGGATCATCGACATCCGCGTAGCACTGCCACCAGCGCCGATAACGCGCTTTATATGAaaggtaaattatttacagGTCGTAAACTGTCGTAAAACTCTCTCACCAGAGTCTGAGCACTGAACGCTAAGGATGCTTTAACAGTTACATTTTGTCACGCAATTGAGCAAAGATTTAAGAAACTAGAGGTTTTACAGGAATTGTCATAATAGATATTCTTTCGACGACGAACGTTAACAggatacatttacatttaattgtgTCTGAACTGGTAGACATTGTTCGATACTTTCGTCTTCTTACTCTTATTCTGTCGGTCACTTGCTCGCCAGTGGTTCCAATGCTTTATTCTGCAGAATGTCACGTCCACCGCGAAAGATATCCGTTCTCCAGGTTGAAGAATAACGATGACAAAGGATGATTCTGCGGTCAATGAAAGATGGTAAATTCAGAGCCTTGTCTCTGTCCCTCGTTCATTTATGCGCCtgcattttttacttttacccATGCTAAGCGACAACGTAGCCATTCGCCTCCACGTTTAGCGTTCAGGCTCTGACATGGGACTACTTCGATATAGCCACAAGTTGGTTGGTATGTCCATAAATCACGAGATCACAGGTGAATTTTTTCCACAGAAACGAAGGAGGTGCCAACGCGTTGTCGCACACCTTCCGGTAGTGTTGAAGCCGTTTTGGATTCGAGTGGAAATATCGTCGTGTATGGTACGGCCAAATCTACCGACTCGAAGAGGGGAGTTCTCAGCCAACTGATAGAGAGAGCCAGGACTAAAGAGGATCGTAAGAAGTCACCTGGCAGAGAGGAAAGTCGCGATCGCAGTCAGAGTCGACGATCCAGGAAATCTCCTGACGGCTCGAAACCGAAAACACCACCGGGGCACTCGTCGGCTAGCAAAGTACGTTCTCTGTACCGGTCTCTGAAGGGTGGCAGCGGCGACACATCCGTCGAGGGACTCGATCAGCCGGAAAGATGCACAGACGCCCAGCAACCACAGTCACACATGACTGGTAAGATCAAATCCGTGAGGATCGCGTGCACGAGTAAATAACGTTAATAGCAAGGACAGGTATGCCTGGAACGAATCACGAGACGGACCTCAGATTTGCCGATGATGCGCTGACTTCCAGTGGATTATGTAGATAGCATTATAAAtcgatgtaaataaaatcctGATGAATGCACACGAGAATTATTATACTTCGTATCGCGCCCAATTCAGGACTACTTCGCGTGcaatttgtttgttcgtttccgtggaaattaagaattattcGACAACTGGTTAATTAAACTGATAAAATAGGCGTAACACTGATAGGCATAGCGTGTATCGGCGTTTAAAGCATTGTATCGATTTTCTCCAATGAATGTAACGGGATACTTCGATAATTTGTCGCGAATGTAACGAGGCGTTGCTTTTGTTCCACTGCAGCGGCATCGTTCAAGTATCCCTTTCATCGAACGTCATTAGAATCACAATTAAATCCACGTGTCCACGAGGcgcgattcaattaaaacCAGCGTTCTCGATTGTCTCTTCTACAAACCCATTGAATGCCTCTCTACGTGGTACGAAACGATCAAACACCTTGCACAGggaataaattagaaactgTGCTCGTGGCCCGATTGAATTGTCCATTGGACGTGCTTCTGTGTATTCTCGCCTATTGGGTTGGAATTTTAGCTCTCCCTCCAGTGATCTATACGCAAAGATCAGATTGTTGAAAGCTCACGAGATACATTGAACCGCAATATACACTTTGTACCGTAATAGTTTTCAGCTGGAAGTTACATTTGGTTATTTCTACCGAAACCGATCTCTTCGAATAGCGTAGATTATGCCTGAAACAAAAACTTAAGAGACCCTACAATAAATTGCATGCAGTAACGTAGTCTCTATGAACCACAACAGGCTGTGTCCTCTTAAGCGACTCGCGTGCTTTTAGCAGGTGAGGAAGGGGAGTATCAACGAATATCGGAGGCCTCGAGCATGGGAGAAGCCAAGAAGCGCGTGCAGGCTCAAGTGCACGCCGTTCCCGACGAGCAACCGATCCCTGCCAGCAAGGGTGTGAAAGTGTATCCTGCCAGCGATTCAGAGGACGTGTTCTACGCGGACGAGAAAGCCTCGACGGAGGTGAGGAGGCGTCGACGAGCCAGCTGCGACAGCCTGAGTACTACTGGTTCCGGTAGCAGACGTTCGAGCATCGTCGATGGGACGGTAGGTCAATCCGCGCAGGATCCCAGGAAAACTCTGGTTGTTGTGATCGGACCTACACCGAAGTCGTCGTCTCTGGTGCAGAAGCAGCGTTCCTGGGAAACGTTTCCGCGACTGAAGAGCAAACGCGGCAGTTCTGCGGCCAGCGAAGGAGCTGCCTCGTCACTTGGCCAGCTGAAGAAAGCAGACAGCTTCGAGGGACACGAGGAAGCGGTACGCACCTTGGTGGCAGCAGTACAGGAGACCAGGTCGCATCTACGCCATCATCATATGCACCAACACCGTCATCACCGGAAGAGCAAGACAAATTAAAGTTGGTCTTGCTCGAGATAAATCAGGTAGCGCCGCGGCAAAAGTTCACAGAGTTTTTCCGCAGAGGTGTCCAGACCGGATAATCAACACGCAGAAGACCAGTTGTCTCCCCACcgcgtttcatttcattccaGTCATCTATGGCAATGTTACTGTCATAGGAACACGAATTAAGTTTGCTTTTACTCAATGTAGAGCACTGCTGAaccgtttgaaaaattccaaaagcTTCGTCCAAAAATGTGTAACTTTGTTAATCAACAGATGGAAAAGCAAGCGTCTCCAACGCGTTTTCTTTCTGTTGGATCGACCATTGTAATATTGTCACCTTCGCCAAAACAGCAAGAGTAACTAAACATACTTTTGCTTTAAGCAGAGCCACGGTAAAGGTTCGCAAATCTTCTTCGGAGATGTCCAGCTCAAACTATTCATCGGGTATCTCTTCGACGCGTTTTAGCTCTGTTTTGGTCACCGATGACAATACCGCCGTCTTCGCTGGAATACCACCCAACTCACACTTTTTCGATTCACCAGGTGTTTTTTCAACGCTTTTCGCCTTTATTAGATCACAAATTGCAACGTCATCAAAACAACAAGACTAACTACGTTCACTCCTTCTTTAACTAGAGGCTCGGTGatgatttaaagaaatttcttcaaagaTGTCCAGCCCAGGTAGTCGTCAAACATCGTTCCAACACCTTAATTTCTATCGGATTACGAATTGGAATATTGTCATCGTCATCGCCATcgaaacaacaaaataaactCACGGTTGCTCGAGAATCCTGACGAAGAGTGATACGCCTTTCCACAGAATTGTCTAACCTAAATATTCAACAGGCCAGATATCTCCCGAAGACGTTTTCCCTCGGTTGGATCATCGATTGCATCGCCTACGCTACTAAAAGATCAAGAActaaattttcgtttgaagCAGAATTGCGTTGAAAGTTCAAAGAAAGTTTCTTCAACGcgttcagtttttctttttattgagTCATTAATGCTTACGAGTAAGTTAGCAATGATATTGAACTTGCGGGTACAAAGTTGTTACGCGATGGTGCAATTTACACAGCGTTTACAAGAGATTTAGGCCAAGCTGCGTTTGGCTGTCCGGGAAGGAGTTGAAAATCCTCAAAATGCCTAGCATACATACAGGAAAGTATTATCGAGGGATTATATCTTTCGATCAGTAGTATATTGTTATTAGTAGCGGAATCTTAGTTGGATtctttttgaacattttgagTATTTTATTAgagagattttatttatacgatacGATGATCCAAAGGGCATTTCGCGTAATATACACGTATCAAACGAACGTGAATTTAGTCATTCATCATCTCAGCTGCCGCTGAGAAGGCAccttttaacattaatttcacgaaGACTGTAACACCGTTTCTCGGATTTCTGTTACTTGGTTCTGGACCAAATTTTTAGCTATTCATGTCGTCTTACAAACTCATTCTTGGAGGTTTCTACTCCCCTGTTTTGTGTCTGCCCGGAGCCGTTTCAGGTCAGGCGTCCGCTTTCAGCGTAGAACGCTtctccattttttattaaatagctTTTTTATTGCACTTGAAACGCCGAAGATCGCAATATATCGCTGCCAATAGGAAATTAATACATACGAGACGATGAGAAAAGCGAGTACTTATTTATTGCCCGGTACTCTCCTTCTCTCGTTGTCGACCCTTGAGTGACCGTTTATGCACTTAGACTCGAATTAGGTTAGTATCGAACACGTAATCGTCAATAAACTGTGCATGCGTAAACACAGAGTCATGGATCTGATTattgtgtaaaataaacgaatggaAACAAGTTTCCAATGCTGCTCAAACCGCGCGTCTGCGTGAAAAGAACTTCgagaaagataaaaatcgGACAAACGAATTGATTCGTTATAATTACGATTTATACATAGTAACATCTTCGAGATATATAATTTACACATCGCGTATACTTGACGTCGAACGAATAACtcagagagaaagggagagagagaaagagagaatgTTAGTTAGCGAACTTAAACACTGCCAGCTACAGTATATACTACGAATTTAAACAATGGTACTCTCTCACGAGAAAAAATAGCCTAATTAAAAACGTACTCATAATCGCCAATCGCACGGGGATCCATCGTCCGCGATATTCCAACGATTGCATGTTCGTCTAACgttatatgtatgtacctACTTGCATCGCGGAATATAGACACGATTTTTGCCAAGAAATGTGAAGGTTCCTCGTGAAAATTAAACGCGATTGCTACCGTTCATTTAAACGACTAATGGATCATGATCTTTGTATGGATCGTAAGGACGTTACAATTATAGCAAATGTACActattaaatatgtatgagAACTGTCAAGTTGCTGATAATAgagaaatatacatgttacaaGGCTACTGTTTGTTgctttttcattctttcttcgTCAAGACAATGGactgtaaaataattctacgaaATATATACAGTAAAACTCCATTTATCCGAACTAACGTCATTGGACCTGGTTATCTAAACACATTGGTGAGCTCTTATTATTTGAACTCGTATTATGCGAATGCGTTAACTCCAATGATACGAACTAGCCAATTATCTGAATTGGGTCATCCCTCGACTAATTCGGATGAATGGAGTTCTattgtacgtatgtatattatataaacagaaataatttaattattttgtgctTTTCTTTCATTGTTACCTgtttatttcacatatttttgttgttgtataatattaaaattcatcaagAAATACCAAAAGATAAAATcctttgaattataaaataaagttaatacATATCAAGAAAGTTTGTCGAACTGGCACAGTGAGATAGTGTATAAAATTGACTCCTATCCttatactttgtaatataaaagtacATTCTTTTAAACATCTTATAATCTCAATATTTTAacgtatattttctattcgtttttttttcttttttcaagaataagaaaatacaatGATCATTGCAAgacaaaatttactttatatgaaatgtataaggaagaaaattgtttgtttttacatGTCAGACAAATCGTagaaaatgagagaaaaagTCATTTGTACAAACTATACTACAATAATACACTGttggtatttattattattttattatgccTTTCAATTTATTAGCATCACCTATGTTGGTTTCATTTGTCAACAATTCCTCGTTGGTAGATTCAAACTGCTTTTCTGTATTGGTTTTACTGCTATCTCGTTTAACATCGATATTCTGAATAACACTTTTAAGAACACTCGCTTTGggcaaattaaataaatcctcgAGTCCATTCTCCTCATTTTCCAATCGAAGCAATGCAGTTCGAAATTCTTTAATCATATGATGCAGTTCATTCATATTAACGTTTCTACTAACATTTAATGATGGTTCGAATggattgaaaatataaacagcCGAATTATCCGCTTTCAATTTATATCTACCTTCTCGGAGGCACATTCCGTGAGTAGAAAATTGGAAGGTGAcgtaaaattcgaaaaaaccATACAAAAGAGAATACAAAGATTCTGCTTCTGTAGtcttatttctgtttaaatctaaattttgtGGGTGTATCActttaaatttttgatttcCTAAAAAGAACAATACGGACTCTGATTTGATATAactaaaatacaaagaattaCTTTTGCCTATGTACTTACCTACACTTGCTActagtttatttatagtagGCAATACGTTTTTATactgcaaataaaatattaccaaaAGAGTAAGAGAGAAGTTTGTTAACCAGACACCCGgtatttcgtttgttattCTAACAGATCTTGCCCATTTACGGATAGTACAAACAAGTGGCTTAACACGCCAATCCATTTCTCCATAGTAAAATAACACTTCAGTCATGTGTGATGCAACACTACAGAATTAGTAGTAGTTTAAAAGCAATTAACGATTCAAAGGGACGACAATGTATGCGATACGTACATATTGGTGTTACTAAGATCACATCGCATAGTTGTATACTTATTTACAAACTTAATTATGGGAACACGAGCTCCAAGAATTCtttctatattataaataccaggaataaaattctgaattaTGTCAGCTACTATCGATAAGAGTTTCTGTTGATGTGATTTCTCGTTCATAGAGTAATATTTTGCGTGAAATACTAATTTGTTCAAAGAATCCTGAAAATCATAGTTGCTAAAAATcagtttttatgaaattattaaaaaactaataaatatattatggtTTACACTTACGTTTATACGTGCATTTTTGTGTATATTTCTACACACCAAGTCGAGATCGCAGCCTGTGTGTCCAAAACCACTTATGCTAGATCCAAATGGTATGATTGAAATGGTTGGAAATAATTTGGAAATGCAAGATTGTAACTGATCGGCAGTATAAAACCTCAATCTTACGTCAATGTCTGTAAACCTTAATATATTGTAAAGTTCAACCATTTGTTCTGACACctaaaacattcaaaaattgtaCTACTGTTTATTAAATGTACTAATACATTTGATACGTTAATATGTTACGTTTCTTATCGGATGTAGTCTTTTCTGTATCATTTTGGTGGTGGGAATACTCATGCTATGCAATGGAAATCCACTGGATTCTTGAAGCATAGACAAATGactttgtgaatttttatttcttttacgttGAAACCACAATACTCTTGTATCCATATAAATATGTTCAGAAGAGTTTCTACATTCAGATGTACGTTTTATCTCTTCTACGGAACAAACCGattcaaattctattaacACAAAATTTGgctaaaaagtaatattatattataatatagtaaataataatgtaatagaTAAAATCATTAATAGTTACACAGTTTGTATAGTAGTATTGCTGTATTTGCAGGAAATATGTTCAAATACCATACCATGGATAATACCAAATGTGCCATATAAACCGATATGTGAGTAATACATAAGGATATAAACTATGTACAATAAGACGTTATCAACAATGAATAaagtaataacaaaatacattaTGCTTTCTCTCTAACTCTTGTGTATgtaacaaaaaagtaaaagattcAGATGTTGAGAATCATCAAAAGAGATGTTAGAGCAATGAAAAatacagtatttttattatacaatattgtgtaCAGTAACAATGGACAAGAGAACAATAGAAATCAGACAAACTTTTGTCTATCTTACTATATACTACGGGTGATTAAAAGTATGTGTACCATTGTATAATGATTCCACAAATACAGCTGCACTACTATATACCAtataattctgaaataaactttgtacAAGCATATACGTACATCATCTGCTAATGTGGAATAATGATATATACTtgaaatgtttccaaattcttTACAATAATTCTTGAGGTGACTGACATCATCGATCGACTTTAATTGCACTAGAATACTTTTATGTGCTTGTGTTTGTCTAAAAGCAATTGTCTCATTACATGTCCTTATATTAGCGTATTCTTTccttattaatattgtatctATAAAATGCACTGCACATGTTATActctgaataaaaatgaaacatttattctaattaCAAGGTAATATAACCTATAATGTATCAATATCAGATGTTTACATTTCACGtactattttttaagaatttattaacacaAC
This genomic interval carries:
- the LOC128874308 gene encoding RING finger protein 207-like isoform X1, coding for MSRSAQARRLLKRVLWLLVSRWPPLVWPTMASSRSAVDGVGETDGTTGVTGGGPRNPLICGICHDYYNEPCLLSCFHTFCARCIRGPHLDGKVSCPICGQQTQLKDGTQLPPPDQLIRQLVELANSENPPCANCDKRDKSTMFFCTTCGQALCTHCREHTHSAKMFSTHDVVHMSKCAKDTQRRCSTHGEQYIMYSQSAKCMLCATCFRDTPAEARLHCVDIESAWQQASKKMERAVNSICELQAGVRDGVLALKSQLDELRHSLDSEKRALNSFCQGMQEAITKTHANVLTDLQRQFETKERMVRGQLLSLGSALPVLQMHLMLCTAFTSGATKYQFLELAHPMLERLSRVAQLGHPSRPPLMTAHLKTNFRNEFARSLQPYVGQTQTPKESLYDQTHATGQQDPSVIQSSKTTQRAPTKSGTDCGPFSNHCRTFDTQLKELNQQLLVVKERLGELHRDVAVLRRANTPPLGMRYEIVAKDCRFLERQLEHHQMELERLRNVFDALWDEQLCRIHIEKDIFHSQMNDILSLRSQVKQLQNLAQQLEPFVKSFSTGVTAGEVNMAASDAAGNQDLQVLLDHLARLQMQEPPQQPQTQAPTKDHRHPRSTATSADNALYMKETKEVPTRCRTPSGSVEAVLDSSGNIVVYGTAKSTDSKRGVLSQLIERARTKEDRKKSPGREESRDRSQSRRSRKSPDGSKPKTPPGHSSASKVRSLYRSLKGGSGDTSVEGLDQPERCTDAQQPQSHMTAGEEGEYQRISEASSMGEAKKRVQAQVHAVPDEQPIPASKGVKVYPASDSEDVFYADEKASTEVRRRRRASCDSLSTTGSGSRRSSIVDGTVGQSAQDPRKTLVVVIGPTPKSSSLVQKQRSWETFPRLKSKRGSSAASEGAASSLGQLKKADSFEGHEEAVRTLVAAVQETRSHLRHHHMHQHRHHRKSKTN
- the LOC128874308 gene encoding RING finger protein 207-like isoform X4 yields the protein MSRSAQARRLLKRVLWLLVSRWPPLVWPTMASSRSAVDGVGETDGTTGVTGGGPRNPLICGICHDYYNEPCLLSCFHTFCARCIRGPHLDGKVSCPICGQQTQLKDGTQLPPPDQLIRQLVELANSENPPCANCDKRDKSTMFFCTTCGQALCTHCREHTHSAKMFSTHDVVHMSKCAKDTQRRCSTHGEQYIMYSQSAKCMLCATCFRDTPAEARLHCVDIESAWQQASKKMERAVNSICELQAGVRDGVLALKSQLDELRHSLDSEKRALNSFCQGMQEAITKTHANVLTDLQRQFETKERMVRGQLLSLGSALPVLQMHLMLCTAFTSGATKYQFLELAHPMLERLSRVAQLGHPSRPPLMTAHLKTNFRNEFARSLQPYVGQTQTPKESLYDQTHATGQQDPSVIQSSKTTQRAPTKSGTDCGPFSNHCRTFDTQLKELNQQLLVVKERLGELHRDVAVLRRANTPPLGMRYEIVAKDCRFLERQLEHHQMELERLRNVFDALWDEQLCRIHIEKDIFHSQMNDILSLRSQVKQLQNLAQQLEPFVKSFSTGVTAGEVNMAASDAAGNQDLQVLLDHLARLQMQEPPQQPQTQAPTKDHRHPRSTATSADNALYMKETKEVPTRCRTPSGSVEAVLDSSGNIVVYGTAKSTDSKRGVLSQLIERARTKEDRKKSPGREESRDRSQSRRSRKSPDGSKPKTPPGHSSASKVRSLYRSLKGGSGDTSVEGLDQPERCTDAQQPQSHMTAGEEGEYQRISEASSMGEAKKRVQAQVHAVPDEQPIPASKGVKVYPASDSEDVFYADEKASTEVRRRRRASCDSLSTTGSGSRRSSIVDGTKQRSWETFPRLKSKRGSSAASEGAASSLGQLKKADSFEGHEEAVRTLVAAVQETRSHLRHHHMHQHRHHRKSKTN
- the LOC128874308 gene encoding RING finger protein 207-like isoform X5; translation: MASLGQQTQLKDGTQLPPPDQLIRQLVELANSENPPCANCDKRDKSTMFFCTTCGQALCTHCREHTHSAKMFSTHDVVHMSKCAKDTQRRCSTHGEQYIMYSQSAKCMLCATCFRDTPAEARLHCVDIESAWQQASKKMERAVNSICELQAGVRDGVLALKSQLDELRHSLDSEKRALNSFCQGMQEAITKTHANVLTDLQRQFETKERMVRGQLLSLGSALPVLQMHLMLCTAFTSGATKYQFLELAHPMLERLSRVAQLGHPSRPPLMTAHLKTNFRNEFARSLQPYVGQTQTPKESLYDQTHATGQQDPSVIQSSKTTQRAPTKSGTDCGPFSNHCRTFDTQLKELNQQLLVVKERLGELHRDVAVLRRANTPPLGMRYEIVAKDCRFLERQLEHHQMELERLRNVFDALWDEQLCRIHIEKDIFHSQMNDILSLRSQVKQLQNLAQQLEPFVKSFSTGVTAGEVNMAASDAAGNQDLQVLLDHLARLQMQEPPQQPQTQAPTKDHRHPRSTATSADNALYMKETKEVPTRCRTPSGSVEAVLDSSGNIVVYGTAKSTDSKRGVLSQLIERARTKEDRKKSPGREESRDRSQSRRSRKSPDGSKPKTPPGHSSASKVRSLYRSLKGGSGDTSVEGLDQPERCTDAQQPQSHMTAGEEGEYQRISEASSMGEAKKRVQAQVHAVPDEQPIPASKGVKVYPASDSEDVFYADEKASTEVRRRRRASCDSLSTTGSGSRRSSIVDGTVGQSAQDPRKTLVVVIGPTPKSSSLVQKQRSWETFPRLKSKRGSSAASEGAASSLGQLKKADSFEGHEEAVRTLVAAVQETRSHLRHHHMHQHRHHRKSKTN
- the LOC128874308 gene encoding RING finger protein 207-like isoform X3; this translates as MVLGWPPLVWPTMASSRSAVDGVGETDGTTGVTGGGPRNPLICGICHDYYNEPCLLSCFHTFCARCIRGPHLDGKVSCPICGQQTQLKDGTQLPPPDQLIRQLVELANSENPPCANCDKRDKSTMFFCTTCGQALCTHCREHTHSAKMFSTHDVVHMSKCAKDTQRRCSTHGEQYIMYSQSAKCMLCATCFRDTPAEARLHCVDIESAWQQASKKMERAVNSICELQAGVRDGVLALKSQLDELRHSLDSEKRALNSFCQGMQEAITKTHANVLTDLQRQFETKERMVRGQLLSLGSALPVLQMHLMLCTAFTSGATKYQFLELAHPMLERLSRVAQLGHPSRPPLMTAHLKTNFRNEFARSLQPYVGQTQTPKESLYDQTHATGQQDPSVIQSSKTTQRAPTKSGTDCGPFSNHCRTFDTQLKELNQQLLVVKERLGELHRDVAVLRRANTPPLGMRYEIVAKDCRFLERQLEHHQMELERLRNVFDALWDEQLCRIHIEKDIFHSQMNDILSLRSQVKQLQNLAQQLEPFVKSFSTGVTAGEVNMAASDAAGNQDLQVLLDHLARLQMQEPPQQPQTQAPTKDHRHPRSTATSADNALYMKETKEVPTRCRTPSGSVEAVLDSSGNIVVYGTAKSTDSKRGVLSQLIERARTKEDRKKSPGREESRDRSQSRRSRKSPDGSKPKTPPGHSSASKVRSLYRSLKGGSGDTSVEGLDQPERCTDAQQPQSHMTAGEEGEYQRISEASSMGEAKKRVQAQVHAVPDEQPIPASKGVKVYPASDSEDVFYADEKASTEVRRRRRASCDSLSTTGSGSRRSSIVDGTVGQSAQDPRKTLVVVIGPTPKSSSLVQKQRSWETFPRLKSKRGSSAASEGAASSLGQLKKADSFEGHEEAVRTLVAAVQETRSHLRHHHMHQHRHHRKSKTN
- the LOC128874308 gene encoding RING finger protein 207-like isoform X2 codes for the protein MSRSAQARRLLKRVLWLLVSRWPPLVWPTMASSRSAVDGVGETDGTTGVTGGGPRNPLICGICHDYYNEPCLLSCFHTFCARCIRGPHLDGKVSCPICGQQTQLKDGTQLPPPDQLIRQLVELANSENPPCANCDKRDKSTMFFCTTCGQALCTHCREHTHSAKMFSTHDVVHMSKCAKDTQRRCSTHGEQYIMYSQSAKCMLCATCFRDTPAEARLHCVDIESAWQQASKKMERAVNSICELQAGVRDGVLALKSQLDELRHSLDSEKRALNSFCQGMQEAITKTHANVLTDLQRQFETKERMVRGQLLSLGSALPVLQMHLMLCTAFTSGATKYQFLELAHPMLERLSRVAQLGHPSRPPLMTAHLKTNFRNEFARSLQPYVGQTQTPKESLYDQTHATGQQDPSVIQSSKTTQRAPTKSGTDCGPFSNHCRTFDTQLKELNQQLLVVKERLGELHRDVAVLRRANTPPLGMRYEIVAKDCRFLERQLEHHQMELERLRNVFDALWDEQLCRIHIEKDIFHSQMNDILSLRSQVKQLQNLAQQLEPFVKSFSTGVTAGEVNMAASDAAGNQDLQVLLDHLARLQMQEPPQQPQTQAPTKDHRHPRSTATSADNALYMKETKEVPTRCRTPSGSVEAVLDSSGNIVVYGTAKSTDSKRGVLSQLIERARTKEDRKKSPGREESRDRSQSRRSRKSPDGSKPKTPPGHSSASKVRSLYRSLKGGSGDTSVEGLDQPERCTDAQQPQSHMTGEEGEYQRISEASSMGEAKKRVQAQVHAVPDEQPIPASKGVKVYPASDSEDVFYADEKASTEVRRRRRASCDSLSTTGSGSRRSSIVDGTVGQSAQDPRKTLVVVIGPTPKSSSLVQKQRSWETFPRLKSKRGSSAASEGAASSLGQLKKADSFEGHEEAVRTLVAAVQETRSHLRHHHMHQHRHHRKSKTN